Genomic segment of Truepera radiovictrix DSM 17093:
AGATGGGGTTCGTGCAGGCGCTCGGAGCGGGCTACCGGCTCCACCCCTTGATGGCAAAGGTGCTCTCGAAGGTGCATCCGCAAGGGGTGCGTGAGGCGGTGGCCGCGCACGCCCCCCGGTTGCCGCCCCTCGTGCGCGGCGCGGCGCTCGAGCACGCCGGGCTGCTTGCCGAGCTCGCCGCCCTCTTCGACGACCTCGACGAGGGGCTGGTGCGCGAGGACCCCGCGGCGGTGCTCCGCTGGGACGCGCGGTTGCCCCACCCCCGCACCCCGTTGCGGGCGCAACAGGTCGGCCGCGCCCTCTGTTTGGTCGGCCGCGCCGAGGAGGGGATAGCGCTCCTTACCGAGGCCGCCGAAGCGCCCGCCGCGAGCCCCGAGGCGCGCCTCGTCGCGTACGGGCAGCTCGTGTGGCAGCTCGCCGCTTCCGATCCCGAACGCGCGCGGGAGGTCGCCGCGCGCGCCGAACCGCTGCTCGCGCAGGCTGACCCCGAGTGCGCGGGTCGCTTTCTCAGCAACGCGCATAGGACGCCCTTTCGCGCCGGAGCGTGGGCGGCCGCCGAGGCGGTGTTGCGGCGCGCGCTCCGCTTCTACCCCCCGGCGAGCCCTTACCGAGCGATCACCGAGAGCAATCTGGCCGTCGTGCGCTGGCACCGACTAGGCGACCTCGAGGGCGTGCTGCGAGGGCGCGCCGCAGCCCTCAAGAGCAACCTCGTGCATCGTCCCGGCAACGTCCCCGGCGACGCGTTGCAACTCGGTGAGTTAAAGCTCCTCTGCGGCGCACGCGAGGCGGCGCTGGAGCACTTTCGCGAAGCGCGGCGCACCCTGCACGCGGACCCGCAGTGGGGGCTTCTCGCGGACGCGCAGCGCGCCGCTCTCGAGGGGGAGCTGGGGGCGTTTGCGGGGCTCGCCGAGTGGGCGCGGCCGTGGCCACAGACGCGCGAGCGGATCGTGGCGCTGTGGGCGAGGGCGCTGCGCGAGCACGGCGACCGGGCGGGCGCCCAGGCACTCCTGGCCGACGAAACGGGCTTTTGGAGCCGCCTCGAGCGCGCGCTTAACGCCTTGGGAGCCGGTGACCGCGCAGGTGCGCTCGCCGCCCTCCCCCCCGAACCGGACGAGACGGCCCAGCGCGAACCTCGGCTCTACTATCAGGCCGCCCGCTACCGCATCACGCGCAAGCCCGCAGACCTCGCCAAGCTGCTTCACCTCACGCTGGTGCGCGAGCGCGTCCTCCCCGGCTTGGTGCCCTTGGCGGAGCTTCCCAAAAGCCGCCCCGAGCTGGCCGCCACCTACCCCTTGCGCGAGGTGTTGGCTTCCGGCTGGAAGGCGGCCATAGCCCTCCGGCTGAGCGACCTGCCCCCCCTGAAGCTGCACACCTTGGGCGGCGTCGAGGTGTGGCGTTTCGACGAACCCCTCCCGCTCACCCCCAAACTCAAAACGGTCCTCGCGCTTTTCGCGCTGCGCTGGTCCCGCGAGCGCGTCGCCGAAACCCTCTGGCCGGACCTTCCGCTCGAGCGGGCCAAAAACAACCTCTACGTGAGCTGCAGCCTGCTGCGTAAACTCCTCGAGCCCTGGGGCGTGCCGACCTACCTGGGCGACGGCGGGCTCCTGCGGACCGACGCCGACCTCTGGCGGCTCGAGCAAGCCTTTGCGGCAGGGGACGCCGAAGCGGTGCTAGCGCTCTACCGCGGCCCCTTCGCCCCCGAGGTAGACCTGCCCGCCGTGGACGAGGTGCGCCGGGGGTTGCACGACAAGGTGGTAGAAACCCTCTTCCGCGCCGCACGGGGCGCTGGGCCGCTCGCCGAGGACCTCCTCAAGCGCGCGCTGGCGCTCGAGCCCCTGCACGAGCACGCCCTGCAGGAGCTTCTCAAGCGCCTGCTGCGCCGCGGCCGCCGCGTCGAGGCGCTCAGGCGCTACCACGAGTTCGCCAAGAGGTTGGCGGAGGAGACGGGGCTCGAGCCACTGCCGGAAACGCAGGAGATCGTGAAGTTGACGTGATGAGGTTACGGTCCTAAGCATCATATCGGTACCTCTATGGACCGTGAACGTGTGGCTGCGTTAGAGCCACCAACCCGACCAGATCCCTTGCGCCGCGGCGAGGTGGGTCTTAAGAGCAGGGGTGTGACGAGCGGTGCGCGCTGGCCTCTCTTGCCAGCGCGTAAGCCGCCGCGTCGTGGCGCGGTTTGCCCGCTGGCCCCGTTTTGGCTCAGGGGACACACTGTATCTCCACCTTTTCCAGCTGCGTTCTGCGGTTGTCGCTGTCACTCAGCCTCACGTCGTAGGTGGCTAAAACTGGTCTCGTGCCTCCACCCCTGCAAACGACGCTGTAGACGAGCGGGTTGGCCGCCTCTTCATACCTCTGGTCCGTCAGCCGACACTCGACTTCCGCCGGGCAGTCCGGGCGCCTAAGCTCCATCGTGACGGGAAAGGTGACGGGGTGACCCTCCCAATACACCTTGA
This window contains:
- a CDS encoding BTAD domain-containing putative transcriptional regulator: MIDVRPRPSPLLLERARLLAGLPEAAGYVVVLSAPYGYGKSVLAAQWAARLEGSGWRVLWAAPAGRDLVSALGRTVGFPDKTPWTFLLEELWRLPTLLVLEDLTGEEHLEPLLRGLGGLLLLASRKPLACAGLLELQAKGAVLRFGAAELAFTREEARALIGDATWAEEVWRQSQGWPLPLHLAALTGKLPEPRALLGGVRESVHAGAWEELLFLSALPLLPYAASGEATAYLAEMGFVQALGAGYRLHPLMAKVLSKVHPQGVREAVAAHAPRLPPLVRGAALEHAGLLAELAALFDDLDEGLVREDPAAVLRWDARLPHPRTPLRAQQVGRALCLVGRAEEGIALLTEAAEAPAASPEARLVAYGQLVWQLAASDPERAREVAARAEPLLAQADPECAGRFLSNAHRTPFRAGAWAAAEAVLRRALRFYPPASPYRAITESNLAVVRWHRLGDLEGVLRGRAAALKSNLVHRPGNVPGDALQLGELKLLCGAREAALEHFREARRTLHADPQWGLLADAQRAALEGELGAFAGLAEWARPWPQTRERIVALWARALREHGDRAGAQALLADETGFWSRLERALNALGAGDRAGALAALPPEPDETAQREPRLYYQAARYRITRKPADLAKLLHLTLVRERVLPGLVPLAELPKSRPELAATYPLREVLASGWKAAIALRLSDLPPLKLHTLGGVEVWRFDEPLPLTPKLKTVLALFALRWSRERVAETLWPDLPLERAKNNLYVSCSLLRKLLEPWGVPTYLGDGGLLRTDADLWRLEQAFAAGDAEAVLALYRGPFAPEVDLPAVDEVRRGLHDKVVETLFRAARGAGPLAEDLLKRALALEPLHEHALQELLKRLLRRGRRVEALRRYHEFAKRLAEETGLEPLPETQEIVKLT